From a single Coleofasciculus sp. FACHB-1120 genomic region:
- a CDS encoding PAS domain-containing protein, with amino-acid sequence MASQQARCEGFQNKDLTGHQGDKGTLRLYDRAMAATSCGIVISDASLPNNPIIYCNPAFEKITGYSTAEVLGRNCRFLQGNDTDPAAIEQIRQAVRSGKECQVVLKNYRKDGTPFWNDLSISPVYDDEGRVTQFIGVQTDITERKVAEEARREGETRLRLALGAASMGVWDWDLRTDRVTWSEEVEAIFGLAPGSFAGTYEAYLQSIHPEDCYRVGLEIAGIVEAGKDLKIEHRVLRPDGIGWVAARGAVMRDDTGKCVRMMGTVMDITERKQAEETSRQQFLRERLVGAIAKRIRQSLDLEEVLNTTVAEVRHFLSTDRVLIYRFEPDRNGVVAVESVGEDWTPILGTSIQDPCFGKSYVLPYQQGRVRAIDNIYTAGIQQCHIDLLAQFQVRANLVVPILQGENLWGLLIAHHCREPRKWQESEVELLKQLSVQLAIAIQQSTLFQQLNAELVERKQAEIAWLKSETQLKEQTTQLKQTLAELGQTQSQLIQSEKMSSLGQLVAGVAHEINNPVSFIYGNLDHANQYAHDLLNLLNLYQKHFPQPPSEIEVANQDIDLDFLVEDFPKLLTSMKMGADRIRDLVLSLRNFSRLDESQKKAVDIHQGIDNTLLILQHRLKEDSSHPKIQIIKEYGDLPKVDCYAGQLNQVFMNLLSNAIDALEEDSAQRASAEGASLTPGNIKAKANPSQITIRTSLKDEGIRMKDEIKADPHPTLREGQSLSSLIPDPASVVIRIADNGPGIPEAIQKQIFDPFFTTKAVGKGTGLGLSISYQVVVERHGGQLQCVSTPGKGTEFIIEIPIHKVEEESVIGAHCPMPLARKPHRVA; translated from the coding sequence ATGGCAAGCCAGCAAGCTAGGTGTGAGGGGTTTCAAAACAAAGACCTCACGGGGCACCAAGGGGACAAGGGGACATTAAGGCTGTACGACCGAGCGATGGCAGCAACCAGCTGTGGCATCGTCATTAGCGATGCCAGTCTACCAAATAATCCAATTATCTATTGCAATCCCGCCTTTGAAAAAATAACCGGGTATTCGACTGCGGAAGTTTTAGGACGAAACTGCCGGTTTTTGCAAGGAAATGATACAGATCCAGCCGCAATTGAGCAAATTCGTCAAGCCGTGCGGTCGGGGAAAGAATGCCAGGTGGTTCTCAAGAACTATCGGAAAGATGGGACGCCTTTCTGGAATGACCTGAGTATTTCGCCGGTGTATGACGACGAGGGCAGGGTGACGCAATTTATCGGTGTCCAGACGGATATTACCGAACGTAAAGTCGCAGAAGAGGCGCGGCGGGAAGGAGAAACCCGGCTGCGGCTAGCTCTGGGGGCTGCAAGTATGGGAGTTTGGGACTGGGATCTGAGAACCGATCGGGTGACTTGGTCTGAAGAGGTGGAAGCGATTTTTGGTTTGGCTCCCGGTTCCTTTGCTGGCACCTACGAGGCATATCTCCAAAGTATTCATCCTGAAGATTGCTACCGCGTAGGGCTGGAGATTGCGGGCATCGTAGAAGCAGGAAAAGACTTAAAGATAGAGCATCGCGTCCTCCGTCCTGATGGAATTGGCTGGGTGGCAGCGCGGGGTGCCGTTATGCGCGACGACACAGGGAAGTGCGTGCGGATGATGGGAACGGTGATGGATATTACCGAGCGCAAGCAAGCAGAGGAAACGTCGCGACAGCAATTTTTGAGAGAACGGTTGGTCGGCGCGATCGCTAAGCGCATCCGTCAGTCTCTAGATTTAGAAGAAGTTCTCAATACGACTGTGGCAGAAGTGCGCCATTTTCTTTCTACTGACCGGGTACTCATTTACCGCTTCGAGCCAGATCGGAACGGAGTTGTGGCTGTAGAGTCGGTCGGTGAGGATTGGACGCCAATTTTGGGAACCAGCATCCAAGATCCTTGCTTTGGGAAAAGCTACGTTTTGCCATACCAGCAAGGTCGGGTTCGAGCGATTGACAATATCTATACTGCTGGTATCCAACAATGCCATATTGATTTACTTGCCCAGTTTCAGGTGAGAGCTAACTTGGTAGTTCCGATTCTGCAAGGGGAAAATTTATGGGGGTTGCTGATTGCCCATCACTGTCGGGAACCCCGAAAATGGCAAGAATCAGAAGTAGAATTGCTCAAACAGCTGAGCGTGCAGCTAGCGATCGCGATTCAGCAATCCACTCTCTTCCAACAGCTAAACGCCGAACTGGTCGAACGCAAACAGGCAGAAATCGCTTGGCTAAAATCAGAAACGCAGCTAAAAGAACAAACAACCCAACTCAAACAAACCTTGGCAGAACTGGGACAAACTCAATCTCAGCTGATTCAGAGCGAAAAAATGTCCAGTTTGGGGCAGTTGGTTGCAGGTGTCGCCCATGAAATTAATAATCCAGTCTCCTTCATCTACGGCAATCTCGACCATGCCAATCAGTATGCTCATGACCTACTGAACCTGTTAAATCTCTATCAAAAGCACTTTCCCCAACCTCCTAGCGAGATTGAAGTTGCAAATCAGGATATAGATTTAGACTTTTTGGTGGAAGATTTTCCCAAACTACTTACTTCCATGAAAATGGGAGCCGACCGCATCCGCGATTTGGTCTTGTCGCTGCGGAATTTCTCCCGCCTGGATGAATCCCAGAAGAAGGCGGTTGATATTCATCAGGGCATAGATAACACGCTGTTGATTTTGCAGCATCGGTTAAAAGAAGACAGCTCCCATCCCAAAATTCAGATTATTAAAGAATACGGTGATTTGCCCAAAGTAGATTGTTATGCTGGGCAACTGAACCAAGTGTTTATGAATCTCCTCAGTAATGCGATCGATGCTTTAGAAGAAGACAGCGCCCAGCGAGCTTCCGCAGAAGGAGCATCGCTGACGCCAGGGAATATCAAAGCCAAAGCCAACCCCAGCCAGATTACCATTCGCACCTCTTTGAAGGATGAAGGAATCAGGATGAAGGATGAAATTAAAGCCGATCCTCATCCCACCCTCCGGGAAGGGCAAAGCCTTTCATCTCTCATCCCCGATCCTGCCTCTGTTGTCATCCGGATTGCGGACAATGGCCCTGGCATTCCCGAAGCAATTCAGAAACAAATTTTTGACCCCTTCTTTACGACGAAAGCCGTGGGAAAAGGGACTGGATTGGGCTTGTCCATTAGCTACCAAGTTGTGGTAGAGCGTCACGGAGGTCAACTCCAGTGCGTGTCAACACCGGGCAAGGGGACAGAGTTTATTATCGAAATTCCGATCCACAAGGTAGAAGAGGAATCGGTTATCGGGGCGCATTGCCCAATGCCTCTAGCCAGAAAGCCCCATCGGGTGGCTTAA
- a CDS encoding glycosyltransferase produces MRELAARGHDILFLERDVPWYAANRDFPNPPYCRTQLYSSLDELKDCFTQDVREADFVMVGSYVPEGVAVGEWVTATARNVTAFYDIDTPVTLAKLERGETEYLCPDLIPKYHLYLSFTGGPTLKRIEQQYGSPMARALYCSVDPELYYPEQFPLLWNLGYMGTYSDDRQPTLENLLLEPARQWQEGDFVVAGSQYPNNIKWPKNVEQIEHLPPARHRWFYNSQRFTLNITRADMVQAGYSPSVRLFEAAACGTPIISDYWQGLEKILKIGKEILIAESPADTLRYLQETPEAERIAIGDRAQARVLGQHTAAHRAVQLEGYVLERITLYSSFKN; encoded by the coding sequence GTGCGGGAACTGGCAGCACGGGGACACGACATCCTATTCCTGGAACGCGATGTACCTTGGTATGCTGCCAATCGGGATTTTCCCAATCCTCCCTACTGTCGCACTCAGTTGTACTCCAGTCTTGATGAGCTGAAAGACTGCTTTACCCAAGACGTGCGCGAGGCAGATTTTGTGATGGTGGGGTCGTATGTGCCGGAAGGGGTAGCCGTGGGTGAATGGGTGACGGCAACGGCGCGGAACGTTACCGCTTTTTATGATATTGATACGCCGGTGACGCTGGCTAAGTTGGAACGAGGCGAGACGGAGTACCTTTGTCCCGACTTAATCCCAAAATATCACCTTTATCTATCCTTTACAGGTGGCCCAACTCTGAAGCGGATTGAACAGCAGTACGGTTCGCCGATGGCAAGGGCGCTGTACTGTTCGGTTGATCCAGAATTGTACTATCCGGAACAGTTTCCTCTGCTTTGGAATCTTGGCTATATGGGGACTTACAGCGATGACCGGCAGCCAACTCTAGAAAATCTGTTGCTTGAGCCAGCACGCCAGTGGCAAGAAGGTGACTTTGTGGTGGCAGGGTCACAGTATCCGAATAATATTAAATGGCCTAAAAATGTTGAGCAAATCGAGCATTTGCCCCCAGCTCGACACCGCTGGTTTTACAATTCCCAACGGTTCACTCTTAACATTACACGGGCTGATATGGTTCAAGCGGGTTATTCTCCCAGCGTGCGTTTATTTGAAGCAGCAGCGTGTGGAACTCCGATTATTAGTGACTATTGGCAGGGGTTGGAAAAAATTCTTAAAATAGGTAAGGAAATTCTAATTGCCGAGTCGCCCGCTGATACTTTACGGTATCTTCAAGAAACTCCGGAAGCTGAGAGAATTGCCATCGGCGATCGCGCTCAGGCTCGCGTTCTGGGGCAACACACGGCAGCTCATCGAGCCGTTCAATTAGAAGGCTACGTCTTGGAGCGAATCACTTTGTATTCTTCCTTTAAAAATTAA
- a CDS encoding response regulator transcription factor: MPRILVIDDDAAIAELVTINLEMAGYDVSQAPDGIKGQALALQLQPDLIMLDLMLPNVDGFTVCQRLRRDERTADIPVLMLTALGQTQDKVEGFNAGADDYLTKPFELEEMLARVRALLRRTDRIPQAAKHSEILHYGSLTLVPERFEAIWFNQTVKLTHLEFELLHCLLQRHGQTVSPSEILREVWGYDPDDDIETIRVHIRHLRTKLEPDPRHPRYIKTVYGAGYCLELPTEEQVSADAG, encoded by the coding sequence ATGCCCCGGATACTCGTCATCGACGACGACGCTGCGATCGCAGAATTAGTTACCATCAATCTGGAAATGGCTGGATACGATGTCAGCCAAGCACCAGATGGCATTAAAGGTCAAGCACTGGCTTTGCAACTGCAACCAGACCTCATTATGCTTGACCTAATGCTGCCCAATGTAGACGGTTTCACCGTCTGCCAGCGCTTGCGGCGGGATGAGCGCACTGCCGATATTCCGGTGTTAATGTTGACTGCACTGGGTCAGACTCAAGATAAGGTAGAAGGCTTTAATGCCGGAGCCGATGATTACCTGACCAAGCCGTTTGAACTCGAAGAAATGCTGGCACGAGTCAGAGCCTTGCTGCGACGGACAGACCGTATCCCCCAAGCCGCCAAACACTCGGAAATCTTGCACTATGGCTCTTTAACCTTAGTCCCAGAACGCTTTGAGGCTATTTGGTTCAATCAGACAGTAAAGCTAACGCATCTGGAGTTTGAATTACTGCACTGCTTACTCCAGCGTCATGGTCAAACCGTTTCTCCCAGTGAAATTCTGCGAGAAGTTTGGGGCTACGATCCCGACGATGACATTGAAACAATTCGTGTGCATATTCGGCACTTGAGAACGAAGCTAGAACCCGATCCCCGCCACCCGCGCTATATTAAGACCGTCTATGGTGCGGGCTACTGTCTGGAGTTGCCGACTGAAGAGCAAGTTAGCGCAGACGCAGGCTGA